A genome region from Syntrophomonadaceae bacterium includes the following:
- a CDS encoding class I SAM-dependent methyltransferase yields MASSWISYNELAWTENWLADPAEYEEEIQFYVDLIKGVATELPRTLLHLGSGAGGQDTIFKKHFAVTGVDLSQGMLELARARNPEIEYLEGDMRNLRLDRQFDAVVIPDSIDYMASLEDLRQAIQTAAAHLKPGGVFLVVCKTAETFQNNNFAYTGEKNGVHVTALENNYINPFCPNTYEITLFYLIRQQGKLTTYTEHCVAGLFPQATWEEVFRKAGLVMQKRILEGIYDKNLLGEGEYPMTIFVGRKEKQSA; encoded by the coding sequence ATGGCTTCATCATGGATTTCTTACAACGAACTGGCCTGGACAGAAAACTGGCTGGCAGACCCGGCGGAATACGAAGAAGAAATACAGTTCTATGTCGACCTGATTAAGGGTGTCGCAACAGAACTGCCGCGCACGCTTTTACACTTGGGAAGCGGCGCCGGCGGTCAAGACACGATTTTTAAAAAGCATTTTGCTGTAACCGGCGTTGACCTAAGCCAGGGCATGCTGGAGTTGGCCAGGGCCAGAAACCCAGAAATCGAATATCTGGAGGGCGACATGCGGAACCTGCGGCTTGACCGGCAGTTCGATGCCGTGGTCATTCCCGACAGCATAGACTATATGGCTTCCCTGGAAGACCTGCGCCAAGCAATTCAAACCGCCGCAGCGCATTTAAAGCCAGGCGGCGTGTTCCTTGTGGTTTGCAAAACAGCGGAAACCTTCCAAAACAACAACTTTGCCTATACCGGCGAAAAAAACGGCGTGCATGTGACAGCGCTGGAGAATAACTATATTAATCCCTTTTGCCCCAATACCTATGAGATAACCCTGTTCTACCTGATCCGGCAGCAGGGAAAGCTGACCACCTACACCGAACACTGTGTAGCTGGGCTTTTTCCCCAGGCTACCTGGGAAGAGGTGTTTAGGAAGGCCGGGCTGGTGATGCAAAAAAGGATTCTGGAAGGCATCTACGACAAGAACCTGCTCGGCGAGGGCGAGTATCCAATGACGATCTTTGTGGGCCGAAAAGAGAAACAAAGCGCTTAA